The following proteins come from a genomic window of Miscanthus floridulus cultivar M001 chromosome 2, ASM1932011v1, whole genome shotgun sequence:
- the LOC136540211 gene encoding uncharacterized protein — translation MAYVERGVVKDKRTIWRLSIISDFFRAIVNFIRIFFDTLFSVDKTDSYKKGYGAGKKWDGGPGGGGRGPYGGGGGGFGGGGGGGSRSPRTLSDIRSNDHSSLPACGSCCG, via the exons ATGGCTTACGTCGAGAGAG GCGTTGTGAAAGACAAGCGGACTATATGGCGACTGAGCATAATCTCAGACTTCTTTCGGGCTATTGTGAACTTCATCAGGATCTTCTTTGACACGCTGTTCTCA GTGGACAAAACTGACAGCTACAAGAAAGGATATGGTGCTGGTAAGAAGTGGGATGGTGGACCTGGTGGTGGTGGACGGGGCCCATatggcggtggaggtggaggatttggcggcggaggtggaggtggtTCACGCAGTCCTCGCACTCTATCTGACATCCGATCCAATGACCACA GTTCTCTCCCTGCTTGTGGATCCTGCTGCGGCTAA